In the genome of Alphaproteobacteria bacterium, the window TTAAGTGTGGATCAGGCAATTGTACCTCGCGGAAAAGATCTTTAACATTTTCTACTGTAACAGCTCCACAAGAAGTTCCATCTGGTTGTATCCTAGAAAGTATCGGTTCAAATTTTATGGTTCTTCCCAAATACTTACCTCTTAAGAACGCCAGAAACAGGCGTGCCTCGCTCTTTGAGGTTCCCTCTAAAGAATCAATGTAGTTAAATGTAATCTCTTCATTTTCCAATTCTGGAATTAAAATTTGTAATGTAACCCAGTGACCGCCAGGATTAAAGGGAATTATCATTTCCTCAGGAGGGGATTCAATCACTGCTTCATGTGGGTAAAACGAATCCGATAGAAGGTCAATTAATGTTTCAGCAGGACTCTTATCCATATGTCCCTCTGCATGACCAATAATTGGCGGCAAGACATATCTGCTGGTATTTAAACAATGTATGATATCATTTGTATCTGCATCATCATCGACATCGGCCCCACTTAGAGAAAATTTAGAATATTCTGCAGCATCGGGGAGTTTTTCTGAGAGAGGTAGATGTAATAAACGATTTATATCAGTGGGGGTATATTGATAGTTAGCTATTTCATCATCAGCTTGTTCATCATCATCATCTGAAAGATCATTCTTTTTGCTTGAGCTTTCGGTTTCCTTCTTGGGTTTTTTGGCCGCTGTTTTTCTTTCTTTACTGACGGTTTTTTGCTCTCTGTCCCCTTTTTATCCGAGCCTTCATCAATAACTTCAGGTATAACATCTATTTTAGATTAAAATCATTTGTCGAGGATACGGAAAAGAAATAGTTACCCTTTATCTTCTTTCAGTCTTTTTAAAATATAAACACGAATTGTACTAGAAAGATTGCGATGCTCGGAAGGCTGAAGAGTTGCATCGATTTGGCGAATAAAAGCCGCTACAGAAAGACCATCCTGAGCAGCAAGACTTTGCAAAACTTCCCAGAATTCTGGCTCTAAAGAAACGCTCGTTGCGTGCCCTGCAATAACCACAGATCGCTTAATGATTTTGTGAATGGGCAAATTTTATATCTTTCCGAAAGATTAAAATCCTGACGTCATCTTAGGGCTTAATTTTCATGACCAATTTAGCCCTTTTGAGTCTTAAGAAAACACTTCCACTTGCGTTAAGACGGCTTTAACCTTGAAAGTTCCGTAATCTAATGTCATATCACGAATAACGCCTCGATCCAGAACATGTTGATTGATTTCGTAATCAGCTTCCGGCGCATTACTCTCTACTGTATAAATCGCCATCCGCATTGGCCATACTTTTTTGGCCTTCAATAACTCTTTGTTGGTAAGAGCCAATTTTGGCTCTTGAGCTGCTCCCAAAACTGTATCAACTTGAACGGCCTCATGAGTTTCACTCGATCCATCAAACACAAGATTTGAAATAACTTTTTGACCTCTCATAGCCCCTTGGAGCATATAAATAAGGTGCTGTGTGGGAAAAATAGTGCCGACAGGCAAGCGAGTTTCGGAGACATCGGGTTGTTGGTAAGTCACAATTCCCGCACCACCTTTACTGGCCAAAATAGCATCACCACTAATATTTTCTTCTTCTTCGCCCCGCAGGGTGCGGGCATTAAAACTATATTTCAAACCATCCAAGGACTCGTAAGTGGCCAAAGTCGTAATGACTTGCTCCGCTGACTCATCCTTATAATAAATATGTAACGTCGATTTTTGTTCGATAGCCCATCCATCCCCTACTTTAGCTAGCTGAATGGTCATTTGCCCTTTCGCATCCGCAATATCCTCATCGTTGTAATTTTTGTCGAGAGAAATGATATAGGTCGCCCGGTGGGGTAAAAGTTCTACAGGGGCAATAGCGGGTTGAAGAGAGCTTGTCGGCAAAGCTGCTTGCTCTTTTGCTTTCCTTTCAAGTTGCTTTTGGTCTTCACCTTTGGCACCCTCAGAAGAGGAAACTGTCGGCTTAATTTCAGCAACTTTTATTGATTCAAGAGGGGGTGCCAGCAATTTGGTATCACTCGTCTTGACACCTTCTTGATGAAGACTTTCTGTTTGCATCTCATTCGACTTTTGGGAAATGCCGGTTTCTTGAGGAAGGACAGGGATTGTTGACACCGGTTGGAATGTTTGTTCAGCATTTCCAATGCTGCACAAACAGGTGAAAAAAATGAAAAACCCCCAGTAAAACATTGAGATTCAAGCCCTTAATTATTTATTTTTAGACATCCTTGCTACCCATATTGCCTAAATCACAAGAAATTGAAAGTATTTTCTGTATAAAGATTGAGAAATATATTTCACCTGTTATTACAATATCACTATTATTTTTAAAATAGATTCCTTCCCCTTGAATGATGTCTTTTTCGTTAGAGAATTTTGTCTTATGATCATAATAAGCATATTGCTAACTGAAAAAGACTTACATCCGTCTAAAGTGGTAGATATTAACCTTGGGAGAACATAATGAAAATTGACTTTCTAGACCGGAGTTTAACAACAGAAGGCCCATTCATCATTGGAACTTTTGAAGGGAAAAAGCTTGAGGGAATCGCAGCAGACGTTGATAAAAAAACGGGTGGCTCCTTATCTCGAGCTATTTCAACAAAAGATTTTAAGGGCAAGAAAGATGAAATAATTCGGTTGATAGCCCCCAATGGATTAAAGGTGAGTGAAATCATTCTTTTTGGATTGGGCAAGGAAAAAGACATTACACTATTGAGTCTAGAAGAATTAGGAGCCAAAATTTTTGCGGTTCTGGAAAGTACCAAGGATAAGTCAGCTTGTGTCAATTTTCCCTCATTAGCATCTAAAGTTGCAGATGAAGATAGAGCCATAGCCCACGTTGCCTATGGCGCCCTTCTTCGGACTTGGAAATTTGACAAATACCAAACTAAGAAAAAAGACGCCCATAAGGTTCATCTTAAAACATTGAACTTTATGACAAAAGAGCCGAAAGCAGCTAAAAAAGCTTTTGAGCCTTTAAACCAAATTGCAGAGGGGGTATTTCTAACACGCCACGTGGTTTCTGAACCCCCAAACGTTATCTATCCAGAAAGTCTAGCCAAAATCGCTAAAGAATTGAAAACTTTAGGCGTTAGTGTCGAAGTTTTGACAGAAGCTCAAATGCAGAAGCTGGGCATGAATGCTCTCCTCGGCGTTGGGCAGGGAAGTATTCGTGATTCCCACCTTGTTGTTTTAACGTGGAAAGGAGGACCGAAAAGTCAAGCTCCCCTAGCGATCGTGGGAAAAGGTATTACATTTGATACAGGCGGCATATCTATCAAACCTGCAACAGACATGGATGATATGAAATATGATATGGCCGGATCTGGCGTCGTATTGGGACTTTTCCGCGCCCTAGCTGGACGAAAAGCAAAAGTCAATGCCGTGGGAGTTATGGCTCTTGCCGAAAATATGCCATCAGGTTCTGCTCAAAGACCTGGCGATGTCGTAACGTCTATGTCTGGACAAACCATTGAAATCTTGAATACGGATGCTGAAGGTCGTTTGGTTTTAGCTGATGCTCTGTGGTATACACAAAGTCGCTTTAAACCACAAGTTATGGTTGACTTGGCAACATTGACAGGCGCCATTGTAATTTCATTAGGGCAAGAACATGCCGGATTGTTTTCAAACAATGATACATTGGCAAATCGCTTGAAAGAAGCGGGAGATGTTACAGGTGAAAAATTATGGCGTCTTCCCTTGTCAGAAGCTTATAACAAAGATATTGATTCCTCGGTTGCTGACGTTAAAAATATTGGATCGGGTCGCGGTGCGGGAAGCATTACTGCCGCTCAGTTTTTACAACGATTTGTTAACGACGTGCCTTGGGCTCATTTAGATATTGCTGGAACGGCTTGGGATAAAAAAGGTCGACCTTTAAGTGTTAGAGGCGCAACCGCTTTTGGTGTAAGATTACTCAATCAATGGATTCAAACGCACTATGAATAAAGAAAAAGCAGAAGTAACTCTTTATCAATTAACGACACATCCTCTTGAAAAAGTTTTGCCAAGAATATTAGAAAAAGTCTACGATGGGGGTTTGCGAGCCCTCGTCGTGACGGACTCTTCAGATCATATGCAGCAGTTAAATTCATCTCTTTGGACTTATTCATCGGGTGCCTTTTTGCCCCACGGTGCCGATGGCAATAAGCTGCTAGATCCACTTGAGAATCCTATTTGGATCTCAACAGAAATGGATAACAAAAATAAGGCAACTGTCCTTGTTTTAACAAATGGTTGTCAAGTTGACGATTTGTCAGGATACACTCGGTGTGTCGATATTTTTGACGGGAATGATCCAACCACTCTTTCCGCCGCCCAACTTCGTCAAAAAACTTACCAACAAAATGGACATTCCTTAGTTTATTGGAAGCAATCTTTAAACGGCAACTGGGATCAAGTGCCAACAAACTAGGCAGTTCACACCCTACTTTGCAAGAAATAATATTATTATTTGGAAGAAATAGTTTAGGTAAAAAAGCCTTTAATTTTTATTGACAGGATTCTCCTTGACCCTTTTATCCAGCTTGACTACGTTAAATTTATAACAACTCGTTCTTAACATGAGGATGACAGATGGTCTCAAGACCGAAATCATTTCAACAAATGATCCTTGACC includes:
- a CDS encoding DUF1849 family protein codes for the protein MFYWGFFIFFTCLCSIGNAEQTFQPVSTIPVLPQETGISQKSNEMQTESLHQEGVKTSDTKLLAPPLESIKVAEIKPTVSSSEGAKGEDQKQLERKAKEQAALPTSSLQPAIAPVELLPHRATYIISLDKNYNDEDIADAKGQMTIQLAKVGDGWAIEQKSTLHIYYKDESAEQVITTLATYESLDGLKYSFNARTLRGEEEENISGDAILASKGGAGIVTYQQPDVSETRLPVGTIFPTQHLIYMLQGAMRGQKVISNLVFDGSSETHEAVQVDTVLGAAQEPKLALTNKELLKAKKVWPMRMAIYTVESNAPEADYEINQHVLDRGVIRDMTLDYGTFKVKAVLTQVEVFS
- a CDS encoding leucyl aminopeptidase, with protein sequence MKIDFLDRSLTTEGPFIIGTFEGKKLEGIAADVDKKTGGSLSRAISTKDFKGKKDEIIRLIAPNGLKVSEIILFGLGKEKDITLLSLEELGAKIFAVLESTKDKSACVNFPSLASKVADEDRAIAHVAYGALLRTWKFDKYQTKKKDAHKVHLKTLNFMTKEPKAAKKAFEPLNQIAEGVFLTRHVVSEPPNVIYPESLAKIAKELKTLGVSVEVLTEAQMQKLGMNALLGVGQGSIRDSHLVVLTWKGGPKSQAPLAIVGKGITFDTGGISIKPATDMDDMKYDMAGSGVVLGLFRALAGRKAKVNAVGVMALAENMPSGSAQRPGDVVTSMSGQTIEILNTDAEGRLVLADALWYTQSRFKPQVMVDLATLTGAIVISLGQEHAGLFSNNDTLANRLKEAGDVTGEKLWRLPLSEAYNKDIDSSVADVKNIGSGRGAGSITAAQFLQRFVNDVPWAHLDIAGTAWDKKGRPLSVRGATAFGVRLLNQWIQTHYE
- a CDS encoding DNA polymerase III subunit chi — encoded protein: MNKEKAEVTLYQLTTHPLEKVLPRILEKVYDGGLRALVVTDSSDHMQQLNSSLWTYSSGAFLPHGADGNKLLDPLENPIWISTEMDNKNKATVLVLTNGCQVDDLSGYTRCVDIFDGNDPTTLSAAQLRQKTYQQNGHSLVYWKQSLNGNWDQVPTN
- a CDS encoding ribbon-helix-helix domain-containing protein, producing the protein MIKRSVVIAGHATSVSLEPEFWEVLQSLAAQDGLSVAAFIRQIDATLQPSEHRNLSSTIRVYILKRLKEDKG